CGCTGCCAGCCGTTCTGCCGCTGCGCGCCGTCCCCGCGGGTGGCCTCCTGCTCGACCTGCTCCTTGCCCGCGGCGAACCCCGCACGGAGCGCTTCGGCGAGCTCCGGTTCGGGGCGGGCGTAAGGGCTCTCGGCGTCCAGCAGACCCAGCGGCGCGAACCTCTTCTGGTACGTGCCGTCGGCCGGCGCGGGCGGGAAGGCGGCCATGCGGGCCCGCAGCTTCTCGTAGAAGAGGGTCTCCGGTTCCTCGTCGGGGATGTACGTGTGGGTCGGCAGCCCGCGGAGCTCTCCGGTCGCCGTCCAGTACGGCTCCAGGTGCGTGTCCTCCTGGAGCGCCCGCACCGCCGCCGCGTCGTCCGGGCCCGCGCAGGCCCACCGTCCGACGATCGTCGCCATCTCGGTCGGCGCGGCGATCCGGGTGGCGCCCGGCGGGACCTCCTCGTCCCAGCCGGGGGGTGTGAGCAGGTAGCTGGCCGCGCCGGTGCCGGTGGCGCGGCGGCCCACGTAGGCGAAGTTGTTGGTCCATGCGTCCACGAACTGCAGGACGTAGTAGCGACCGCCGGTGTCCGGCACGGTCAGGAGCAGGGCTCCGCCCGATAGGTCGAGCTGTGCCACCGAGTAGATGACGTCGTTGTTGGCGTCGGCCGTGGGCGCCGCGGGGCCGTCGGGGCTTGCGGGCTTGCTGCCGTGGCTGAACTCGTTG
This Streptomyces sp. NBC_01283 DNA region includes the following protein-coding sequences:
- a CDS encoding DUF1254 domain-containing protein, yielding MTDGTTDLQALAAEAYIYGYPMVRNLDEVDHVSRKGMGSVAPAPFNEFSHGSKPASPDGPAAPTADANNDVIYSVAQLDLSGGALLLTVPDTGGRYYVLQFVDAWTNNFAYVGRRATGTGAASYLLTPPGWDEEVPPGATRIAAPTEMATIVGRWACAGPDDAAAVRALQEDTHLEPYWTATGELRGLPTHTYIPDEEPETLFYEKLRARMAAFPPAPADGTYQKRFAPLGLLDAESPYARPEPELAEALRAGFAAGKEQVEQEATRGDGAQRQNGWQRTYHAFDYNADHFEVGTLKDPQWICADRELGRMLRATSAHTALWGRHGYEAAHAMAWDDADGRPLEGEHSYTLRFEKPPPVDAFWSVTMYGLPERNLVDNPVDRYSIGDRTPGLSYDDDGSLTLRLQAQRPADDKTAANWLPTPEGRFRPVLRMYTPRAAVFDGTYELPPIQRS